The following proteins are co-located in the Fusarium verticillioides 7600 chromosome 7, whole genome shotgun sequence genome:
- a CDS encoding N1-acetylpolyamine oxidase, whose amino-acid sequence MLNPGHSRHQKSANMKQSPAQLLTVLTALFTAAEAAPRDKGTCKKTKVAILGAGVAGIAAAQNLTQAKITDFLIVEHNDYIGGRLRSQQFGRNAKTGKPYTIELGANWVEGIGSLETHENPIWKLAQKHGLKTTYADYDALLTFDHEGAKNWTDKIAELDEAFENASGESGEILLDNLQDLSARAGLRTGGWRPDKNDMYAQAADWWGWDFEAAWTPDESGLVFGVAGDNATFGYFSDVSNLVIDQRGYNYFLKQEAKTFLKENDPRLLLKTTVEGIEYNKKGVKVTTKDGGCIEASYAICTFSLGVLQKDVVEFKPKLPHWKQSAIDQFAMGTYTKIFMQFNESFWDTDAQYQLYADPIERGRYPLFQPLNGKGFLEGSNIIFATVTGEQAYQVERQTDEETEAQVVEVLQSMYPDKKVHKPTAFTYPRWSTEPWAYGSYSNWPVGMTLEKHQNIRANVERLWFAGEACSTEFFGFVHGGYTEGREIGHRIGRIINGEAGDDEFDMEKYEVLHGTTHKDEYNDENGWLFPYDVDGDN is encoded by the exons ATGCTGAATCCTGGACACTCTCGTCACCAAAAATCCGCCAACATGAAGCAATCACCAGCACAGCTTCTCACTGTCCTTACAGCTTTATTTACCGCCGCCGAGGCAGCACCTCGAGATAAAGGAACCTGCAAGAAAACCAAGGTTGCAATTCTCGGAGCTGGTGTCGCTGGTATCGCCGCAGCCCAGAATCTAACCCAAGCCAAAATCACCGACTTCCTTATCGTCGAGCACAATGACTATATTGGAGGTCGCCTGCGAAGTCAGCAATTCGGCCGGAATGCCAAAACCGGCAAGCCGTACACCATCGAGCTAGGTGCCAATTGGGTCGAAGGCATCGGATCGCTCGAGACGCACGAGAACCCCATCTGGAAACTGGCGCAGAAGCACGGGTTGAAGACGACTTATGCCGATTACGACGCCCTCTTGACGTTTGACCACGAGGGCGCCAAGAATTGGACCGACAAAATCGCCGAGCTAGATGAAGCCTTTGAGAATGCGTCGGGGGAGTCTGGTGAAATCTTGCTGGATAACCTGCAGGACTTGTCTGCTCGAGCTGGTCTCCGTACTGGAGGCTGGAGACCAGATAAGAACGATATGTATGCACAGGCAGCGGATTGGTGGGGATGGGACTTTGAGGCCGCCTGGACGCCTGATGAGAGCGGTCTTGTTTTTGGCGTCGCTGGAGATAACGCTACCTTTGGTTACTTCAGCGATGTCAGTAACCTAGTTATCGACCAGCGCGGTTATAACTATTTTCTGAAGCaggaagccaagactttCCTTAAGGAGAACGACCCACGGCTCCTCCTCAAGACAACCGTTGAGGGTATCGAGTATAACAAGAAAGGCGTCAAGGTTACGACCAAGGATGGTGGCTGTATCGAAGCCAGCTATGCTATCTGTACCTTTTCTCTTGGTGTATTGCAGAAGGACGTTGTTGAGTTCAAACCCAAGTTGCCTCATTGGAAACAGAGCGCTATCGATCAATTTGCGATGGGCACATACACTAAGATCTTCATGCAATTCAATGAGTCATTCTGGGATACCGATGCTCAGTATCAGCTCTATGCCGATCCAATCGAGCGTGGACGCTATCCTCTGTTTCAGCCGCTCAACGGCAAAGGTTTCCTCGAGGGGTCtaacatcatctttgcgaCGGTCACCGGCGAACAGGCCTACCAAGTCGAGAGACAAACAGACGAGGAAACTGAGGCGCAAGTCGTCGAGGTTCTGCAGTCCATGTACCCTGACAAGAAGGTCCACAAACCTACAGCATTCACTTACCCTCGCTGGAGCACTGAACC GTGGGCGTACGGATCATATAGCAACTGGCCTGTAGGCAtgactcttgagaagcatcagaATATTCGTGCTAACGTGGAACGCCTCTGGTTTGCCGGCGAGGCTTGTTCAACTGAGTTCTTTGGTTTTGTCCATGGTGGCTATACCGAGGGACGTGAGATTGGTCATAGAATCGGAAGGATTATTAATGGAGAGGCCGGCGACGATGAATTTGATATGGAGAAGTATGAGGTTCTGCACGGAACCACTCATAAGGATGAGTATAACGATGAGAACGGATGGTTGTTTCCCTACGATGTTGACGGTGACAACTGA
- a CDS encoding hypothetical protein (At least one base has a quality score < 10), whose amino-acid sequence MAEALGTASAIITIWDLVVKAKKMHDQIKTAPGTWKLYCDGLESLAHVQIVIKDLVQSTPQMAIPMIQLHEGETKDLVSFVNDNLEIVRKQATNILDQHDLATNRSTTANKFFEWLRIIKKSYMFILDEQEIGSLREAVESAKSTLQLALQLLFTNKFFSGEQRMHDELKNIHDSMKKQAGRLKSIEKNRKLSQIPLKLNCGKVSASRGKRIKAAALRFGRLTNKTNHAFEALLDSGTVTVTQLVETEAQLSPGTESQVFTLEKQDEMAQKKGGTQDTDATDARADKSDANDEGADEGDDRSSLSKPLIVVRREKPQTREYDFVWRDGDIFSIRTDTDMYRAAFEARIGDYQTIPMFTLDYILENLPDAQQGQDAPTEDGLEDFLALDMPSPDESDVEPINETFSTPIDCKRPTYAFVGHGIDTYRRISDTTTSLPFCVWVVCDLQACQIFALQNPCRGASRSCNRSVFDNVSEGRTDVRHTMGKKGAVSSEACCVRPVTLKAWLDEDVVEEEAVTSTDDGASYEESNSVYSTIGKDHDRGHDDHDYDERALDLLQAVMTRMPNGSDVPDRIELDVLVGYIKVVDKQKPIEREFYLPQAWIWADALLPNMSTSFDEDAIAWLWILWRFHMPTEFRKLSAIVAQQATGRIGPEHDRHGVEIPESIIGT is encoded by the exons ATGGCTGAGGCACTTGGGACTGCTTCCGCTATTATCACTATATGGGATCTAGTTGTCAAGGCAAAAAAAATGCATGACCAAATCAAAACTGCCCCAGGTACCTGGAAACTATACTGCGATGGCCTCGAAAGCCTAGCCCAT GTCCAGATCGTTATCAAAGACCTGGTTCAAAGTACGCCTCAAATGGCGATTCCTATGATTCAACTCCACGAAGGCGAAACGAAAGATCTTGTGTCATTTGTTAATGACAACCTGGAGATCGTCCGCAAGCAGGCAACTAACATCTTAGACCAGCACGATCTTGCGACAAATCGGTCAACTACAGCGAATAAATTCTTCGAATGGCTCAGAATCATCAAGAAAAGCTACATGTTTATCTTGGATGAACAAGAGATAGGATCTCTAAGAGAGGCCGTCGAGTCTGCCAAGTCGACCCTCCAGCTAGCGTTGCAGTTATTATTCACAAATAAGTTCTTCTCGGG GGAACAACGAATGCATGATGAGCTTAAAAACATCCATGATAGTATGAAAAAGCAGGCAGGCAGGTTAAAATCGATTGAGAAGAATAGGAAACTGAGCCAAATACCGCTAAAGCTCAATTGCGGAAAGGTTTCTGCATCTAGAGGCAAAAGGATAAAGGCAGCTGCATTACGGTTTGGTCGACTCACGAATAAAACCAATCATGCCTTCGAAGCCTTGTTGGATTCCGGAACTGTGACAGTAACCCAGCTTGTGGAAACAGAAGCGCAACTGTCACCTGGTACTGAATCACAAGTCTTCACACTCGAAAAGCAGGATGAGATGGCCCAGAAGAAAGGAGGGACACAGGACACCGATGCAACTGATGCAAGGGCTGATAAGTCTGACGCAAATGACGAGGGGGCAGACGAGGGTGATGATCGTTCATCCCTAAGCAAACCACTTATCGTGGTGCGCCGGGAAAAGCCGCAAACCCGAGAATACGACTTTGTCTGGCGTGATGGCGATATATTTAGTATCCGCACCGATACTGATATGTATAGGGCTGCCTTTGAAGCACGGATTGGTGACTATCAAACTATCCCGATGTTTACGCTTGATTATATCTTGGAGAACTTGCCTGATGcacaacaaggccaagacgctCCCACtgaagatggccttgaggacTTTTTGGCACTTGATATGCCTTCTCCCGATGAATCGGATGTGGAACCCATCAACGAGACCTTCTCAACCCCCATCGATTGCAAGCGTCCAACTTATGCCTTCGTTGGACACGGTATTGATACATACCGACGCATCTCGGATACTACGACTTCACTCCCATTTTGCGTTTGGGTTGTCTGTGACTTACAGGCATGTCAAATATTCGCTCTTCAGAACCCTTGCCGTGGCGCCT CCAGAAGCTGCAATAGGAGTGTTTTCGACAATGTGTCAGAAGGAAGAACAGATGTTCGACACACAATGGGTAAGAAGGGTGCTGTATCGTCAGAGGCATGCTGCGTGCGACCAGTCACTCTGAAAGCTTGGTtagatgaggatgttgttgaagaggaagcagtTACGTCAACGGACGACGGTGCTTCATATGAAGAGTCTAATTCTGTATATTCTACGATCGGCAAGGACCACGACCGCGGTCACGACGACCATGATTATGATGAGCGTGCACTGGACTTATTGCAAGCAGTCATGACCAGAATGCCTAACGGCTCTGATGTCCCGGATCGGATCGAACTTGACGTCCTCGTCGGCTATATCAAGGTGGTCGATAAACAAAAGCCCATAGAGAGAGAGTTTTATCTCCCTCAAGCGTGGATCTGGGCTGATGCTTTATTGCCCAACATGTCCACATCTTTCGACGAGGATGCAATAGCATGGCTCTGGATTCTATGGAGGTTCCACATGCCTACTGAGTTCCGGAAGCTATCTGCTATTGTAGCTCAGCAGGCAACAGGTCGCATTGGCCCAGAACATGAcagacatggtgttgagataccTGAGTCAATCATCGGTACGTAA
- a CDS encoding DOPA 4,5-dioxygenase, whose product MGDASVFKYPSPLTGYENAPPLPDEKAADGKSYVNPPAEKLSEAYDRFIEPLDNGRQGGFDIHIYYLQTNETQTKYARELWERIRREFPELRIYKFWEGPIGPHPIAMFEVNVFTPAQFGAFVAWLAIWRGPLSALVHPNVIPDKGVNRWASMKRDHLERAIWMGERLPLDLSLFNRED is encoded by the exons ATGGGCGACGCCTCAGTCTTCAAATATCCCTCTCCCTTAACCGGATATGAGAACGCCCCACCATTGCCAGACGAGAAGGCGGCGGATGGGAAGAGCTATGTAAACCCTCCGGCTGAAAAGCTTAGTGAAGCATACGACAGGTTCATCGAACCTTTGGACAATGGCCGACAAGGTGGCTT TGACATTCACATCTACTACCTCCAAACAAACGAAACGCAGACCAAGTACGCCAGGGAACTATGGGAACGCATCCGAAGAGAAT TTCCCGAACTCCGAATCTATAAATTCTGGGAGGGGCCGATTGGACCTCATCCAATTGCCATGTTTGAAGTCAACGTCTTCACACCCGCTCAGTTTGGGGCATTCGTCGCGTGGCTTGCTATCTGGAGGGGCCCTCTGTCGGCGCTCGTGCATCCTAATGTTATTCCTGATAAGGGCGTGAATCGCTGGGcctcgatgaagagggatCATTTGGAGAGGGCGATCTGGATGGGTGAAAGACTTCCATTGGATCTCAGTCTTTTCAACAGGGAGGATTAG
- a CDS encoding alcohol dehydrogenase (At least one base has a quality score < 10) — MEIGTQTALLIYMHPLTSNGQYRRPSLTYNSQPTTAPKVFKMSLEGKVVLITGGAKNLGAEIALSLASVGANLALHYNSPSTKDNADALAKTISQSFPQVKHAFYQGDLTTKAAVDKLFESVLKDFGKVDIVINTIGKVLKKPIAEISEAEYDSMFDVNSKSAFLILQAGAKHVEDGGKIITIVTALLAAFTGFYTSYAGSKAPVEHFTRGVAKELMGRRISVNAVAPGPMDTPFFYPQS, encoded by the exons ATGGAGATCGGCACTCAAACCGCATTGCTTATATATATGCATCCCCTTACTTCCAACGGACAATACAGAAGGCCTTCTCTTACCTACAATTCACAGCCTACAACTGCTCCCAAAGTCTTTAAAATGTCTCTCGAAGGAAAAGTCGTCCTCATCACAGGCGGAGCCAAGAACCTCGGCGCAGAAATTGCGCTGTCCCTAGCCAGCGTTGGCGCTAACTTGGCCTTGCACTACAACTCACCTTCTACTAAGGACAATGCCGACGCTTTGGCAAAGACAATCAGCCAGTCATTCCCCCAGGTGAAACATGCGTTCTATCAAGGCGATCTTACCACCAAAGCAGCAGTTGACAAACTCTTCGAGTCGGTGCTCAAGGATTTTGGCAAGGTTGATATTGTCATCAACACAATTGGCAAGGTTCTCAAGAAACCTATCGCTGAGATCTCCGAGGCAGAGTACGACAGCATGTTTGA CGTCAACTCGAAGTCAGCTTTCCTGATTCTCCAAGCTGGCGCAAAGCATGTCGAAGACGGCGGaaagatcatcaccatcgtcacCGCCCTTCTCGCTGCCTTCACCGGCTTCTACACCTCATATGCCGGATCCAAAGCGCCCGTTGAGCACTTCACCCGTGGCGTTGCCAAAGAGCTCATGGGACGCCGGATCAGCGTTAATGCTGTCGCGCCTGGACCGATGGATACAC CTTTCTTCTATCCtcagagctga